In one window of Bemisia tabaci chromosome 4, PGI_BMITA_v3 DNA:
- the Mdh2 gene encoding malate dehydrogenase, mitochondrial isoform X2, with amino-acid sequence MQNKARVAVAGASGGIGQPLSLLLKQSPLVSELSLYDIVHAPGVAADLSHIETKAKVTGYNGNEQMADAFKNVDIVVIPAGVPRKPGMTRDDLFNTNASIVASIVKAVGENSPKAFIAIISNPVNSTVPIAAEVLKKLGVYDPKRLFGVTTLDIVRANTFIAEAKGLDPATTHVPVIGGHSGVTIIPVISQAKPSVSFPQPELDKLTVRIQEAGTEVVKAKAGAGSATLSMAYAGAKFTFSLAKALHGESNVQEISYIESDVVPGVKYFSSPIILGKNGVEKNLGLGTLSDFEKKLLETAIPELQKNIKKGEEFVAKS; translated from the exons ATGCAG AACAAGGCTCGCGTGGCAGTCGCCGGAGCAAGCGGCGGGATCGGTCAGCCGTTGTCGCTTCTGTTGAAGCAGTCCCCGTTGGTCTCCGAGTTGTCTCTGTACGACATCGTCCACGCCCCAGGAGTCGCCGCCGATCTGAGCCACATCGAAACTAAGGCCAAGGTCACCGGCTACAATGGAAACGAACAAATGGCC GATGCATTCAAGAATGTAGATATTGTTGTTATTCCTGCCGGAGTTCCCCGAAAGCCTGGTATGACCAGAGATGATCTGTTCAACACAAATGCTTCAATTGTTGCATCAATTGTCAAAGCTGTAGGTGAAAACTCTCCAAAAGCATTTATCGCCATCATTTCCAACCCC GTTAACAGCACTGTTCCTATTGCCGCAGAGGTTTTGAAGAAATTAGGAGTATATGACCCCAAGAGGCTGTTTGGTGTGACCACACTCGATATTGTGAGGGCTAACACTTTCATTGCTGAAGCTAAG GGTCTTGATCCAGCAACCACACATGTACCTGTTATTGGTGGTCACTCAGGTGTCACTATTATTCCAGTCATCTCTCAAGCGAAACCCTCAGTCAGTTTCCCTCAGCCGGAGTTAGATAAACTTACTGTCCGCATCCAA GAAGCTGGAACTGAAGTAGTGAAAGCCAAGGCTGGTGCTGGTTCAGCCACACTTTCAATGGCCTACGCTGGTGCCAAGTTTACATTCTCCTTAGCGAAGGCTTTACATGGAGAGTCCAATGTCCAAGAAATTTCCTACATTGAATCTGATGTTGTTCCAGGCGTCAAGTACTTCTCGTCACCAATTATCCTTGGT AAAAATGGAGTTGAGAAGAACTTGGGATTAGGAACGCTCTCAGATTTTGAGAAGAAACTCCTGGAAACCGCCATACCTGAATTGCAGAAGAACATCAAGAAGGGTGAGGAATTTGTTGCAAAATCATAG
- the Mdh2 gene encoding malate dehydrogenase, mitochondrial isoform X1 has translation MLSRFVSSQLLNTVSKNGKQFSTSAKNKARVAVAGASGGIGQPLSLLLKQSPLVSELSLYDIVHAPGVAADLSHIETKAKVTGYNGNEQMADAFKNVDIVVIPAGVPRKPGMTRDDLFNTNASIVASIVKAVGENSPKAFIAIISNPVNSTVPIAAEVLKKLGVYDPKRLFGVTTLDIVRANTFIAEAKGLDPATTHVPVIGGHSGVTIIPVISQAKPSVSFPQPELDKLTVRIQEAGTEVVKAKAGAGSATLSMAYAGAKFTFSLAKALHGESNVQEISYIESDVVPGVKYFSSPIILGKNGVEKNLGLGTLSDFEKKLLETAIPELQKNIKKGEEFVAKS, from the exons ATGCTTTCTCGATTTGTGTCATCTCAACTCCTCAACACCGTATCAAAGAATGGAAAACAGTTCTCAACTTCAGCCAAG AACAAGGCTCGCGTGGCAGTCGCCGGAGCAAGCGGCGGGATCGGTCAGCCGTTGTCGCTTCTGTTGAAGCAGTCCCCGTTGGTCTCCGAGTTGTCTCTGTACGACATCGTCCACGCCCCAGGAGTCGCCGCCGATCTGAGCCACATCGAAACTAAGGCCAAGGTCACCGGCTACAATGGAAACGAACAAATGGCC GATGCATTCAAGAATGTAGATATTGTTGTTATTCCTGCCGGAGTTCCCCGAAAGCCTGGTATGACCAGAGATGATCTGTTCAACACAAATGCTTCAATTGTTGCATCAATTGTCAAAGCTGTAGGTGAAAACTCTCCAAAAGCATTTATCGCCATCATTTCCAACCCC GTTAACAGCACTGTTCCTATTGCCGCAGAGGTTTTGAAGAAATTAGGAGTATATGACCCCAAGAGGCTGTTTGGTGTGACCACACTCGATATTGTGAGGGCTAACACTTTCATTGCTGAAGCTAAG GGTCTTGATCCAGCAACCACACATGTACCTGTTATTGGTGGTCACTCAGGTGTCACTATTATTCCAGTCATCTCTCAAGCGAAACCCTCAGTCAGTTTCCCTCAGCCGGAGTTAGATAAACTTACTGTCCGCATCCAA GAAGCTGGAACTGAAGTAGTGAAAGCCAAGGCTGGTGCTGGTTCAGCCACACTTTCAATGGCCTACGCTGGTGCCAAGTTTACATTCTCCTTAGCGAAGGCTTTACATGGAGAGTCCAATGTCCAAGAAATTTCCTACATTGAATCTGATGTTGTTCCAGGCGTCAAGTACTTCTCGTCACCAATTATCCTTGGT AAAAATGGAGTTGAGAAGAACTTGGGATTAGGAACGCTCTCAGATTTTGAGAAGAAACTCCTGGAAACCGCCATACCTGAATTGCAGAAGAACATCAAGAAGGGTGAGGAATTTGTTGCAAAATCATAG